A region from the Flavobacterium enshiense genome encodes:
- a CDS encoding serine O-acetyltransferase, which produces MLLSDYRKYKKYGGRFITIVFFTQGFWAIFQYRTANAVYRTIRVPLLRQILLFLCLLWQKGIELTTGISIPASASIGHSFYIGHFGGIILNSKTVIGTNCNISQGVTIGVSGTGENRGVPVIGNNVYIGANSVVAGKITVGDNAVIGACSLVTNNVNTGTVVLGVPAVEISTKGSKGYI; this is translated from the coding sequence ATGCTACTTTCTGATTATAGAAAATACAAAAAATACGGTGGCCGCTTTATTACTATAGTTTTTTTTACACAAGGGTTCTGGGCTATTTTTCAGTACCGAACCGCTAATGCTGTTTACCGAACCATTCGTGTGCCATTGCTTCGCCAAATTTTGCTTTTTCTTTGTCTTTTGTGGCAAAAAGGAATTGAACTAACAACAGGGATTTCCATTCCGGCTTCAGCTTCTATAGGACATTCTTTTTATATTGGTCATTTTGGCGGTATCATATTGAATTCAAAAACGGTTATCGGTACTAACTGCAACATATCACAGGGGGTAACTATTGGTGTTTCGGGTACCGGCGAAAACAGGGGTGTTCCCGTGATAGGGAACAATGTATACATTGGCGCTAATTCGGTCGTGGCCGGAAAAATTACTGTGGGCGATAATGCTGTTATAGGTGCCTGCTCCCTGGTTACCAACAATGTAAATACAGGTACGGTTGTTTTGGGAGTACCAGCTGTTGAAATTTCCACTAAAGGTTCTAAGGGCTATATCTGA
- a CDS encoding glycosyltransferase family 4 protein: MPLKSLLYLGNKLSGKGLNVTTVETLSAQLTEAGYNIVSASDKKNWFMRLADMLWAVVINRKTAFVLIDTYSTSGFWFAFFASQLCRILQIRYIPILHGGNLPNRLKNNPKLSAMVFENAYKNVAPSHYLYQAFKEFGFTNLLFIPNTVEIHKYSYKERKSVAPKLLWVRAFDAIYNPKMAVDVLCELQRKYSEAKLCMVGPDKDGSGVLTQEYARSLGLNIRFTGRLSKEEWIAMSKDYDIFINTTRFDNTPVSVMEAMALGLPVVSTNVGGIPFLLNDKEDALLVNDNDTEAMVNAVHYLIENHEIAQEIGVKARRKAEMWDWDVVKVSWNDLLNGG, from the coding sequence ATGCCCTTGAAAAGCCTGCTGTACCTCGGGAATAAGCTTTCCGGAAAAGGACTTAATGTAACCACTGTTGAAACGCTGAGTGCCCAACTGACAGAGGCGGGGTATAATATTGTCAGTGCGTCCGACAAGAAGAACTGGTTTATGAGGCTGGCGGATATGCTGTGGGCTGTGGTAATAAATCGAAAAACCGCTTTTGTCCTGATTGATACTTACAGTACCTCCGGATTTTGGTTTGCTTTTTTTGCAAGCCAACTGTGCAGAATTTTACAAATCCGGTATATTCCAATACTTCATGGTGGTAATTTACCTAATCGATTAAAGAATAATCCTAAGTTGTCGGCAATGGTGTTTGAAAATGCCTATAAAAATGTTGCTCCTTCCCATTATTTGTATCAAGCCTTTAAAGAGTTTGGATTTACTAATCTTTTGTTTATCCCAAATACAGTAGAAATTCATAAGTATTCTTATAAAGAAAGAAAAAGCGTAGCTCCAAAACTCTTGTGGGTGCGTGCTTTCGATGCAATATATAATCCCAAAATGGCGGTAGATGTATTGTGTGAATTACAAAGAAAATATTCCGAAGCAAAATTATGCATGGTAGGCCCAGATAAGGATGGGAGCGGAGTTCTGACACAAGAGTATGCCCGCTCATTGGGGTTGAACATTCGTTTTACAGGCAGGTTGTCTAAGGAAGAATGGATAGCAATGTCAAAAGACTATGATATTTTCATCAATACAACGCGTTTCGATAATACGCCTGTGAGTGTCATGGAAGCCATGGCATTGGGTTTGCCGGTGGTTTCAACTAATGTAGGGGGAATTCCTTTTTTACTGAACGATAAAGAGGACGCTTTGCTGGTAAATGATAATGATACAGAAGCGATGGTCAACGCAGTTCATTATCTGATCGAAAATCATGAAATTGCTCAAGAAATTGGAGTAAAAGCAAGACGAAAGGCTGAAATGTGGGATTGGGATGTCGTAAAGGTGTCTTGGAATGATTTACTGAACGGAGGATAG
- a CDS encoding glycosyltransferase, with protein sequence MKLLVISAAPLIPATDGWKAYGPYVKEMELWAKYADSVSFCCPVWSSDRNLLVSDIPFAIANVIPLKEFDITSFSQILRTIKVVLINLFIIAKAFRSADHIHFRCPCNIGLLGCLVQIFFPNTPKTAKYAGNWDPKAKQPLSYRLQKWILSTTFLTQNMQVLVYGEWEGSSRNIKPFFTASYRESEKGKEKSDLRQVQDSIRFLFVGTLSVGKRPLYAVQLVERLLHLGYPVCLDLYGEGKERPVLESYIKNKGLEGNIVLYGNQTAETVKTAYQQSHFVLLPSKSEGWPKVVAEAMFWGCVPVATPVSCVSYMLDLGNRGIVLTLDEDSDVKQLSACINDAENYSVKAEKALHWSRKYTLDYFEEEIRVLLNGE encoded by the coding sequence ATGAAATTATTAGTTATTTCCGCAGCCCCGTTAATACCTGCAACTGATGGTTGGAAAGCATACGGACCCTATGTGAAAGAGATGGAACTTTGGGCTAAATATGCTGATTCGGTGAGTTTTTGCTGTCCAGTATGGTCTTCAGATCGAAATCTGTTGGTTTCCGATATTCCTTTTGCTATTGCGAATGTTATTCCATTAAAAGAGTTTGATATCACTTCCTTTTCCCAGATTTTGAGAACGATAAAAGTTGTTTTAATAAACCTATTTATTATTGCGAAAGCTTTTCGAAGTGCGGATCATATTCATTTTCGCTGTCCTTGTAATATAGGGTTACTAGGCTGTCTGGTTCAGATTTTTTTTCCGAATACCCCGAAGACAGCTAAGTATGCCGGGAATTGGGATCCTAAAGCAAAGCAACCCCTGAGTTACCGTCTTCAGAAATGGATTTTGAGTACTACCTTTCTAACCCAAAACATGCAGGTGCTAGTATATGGGGAATGGGAGGGGAGCAGTAGAAATATTAAGCCTTTTTTTACGGCTTCTTATAGGGAAAGTGAAAAGGGAAAAGAGAAAAGTGATCTTCGACAAGTTCAGGATAGCATTCGGTTTTTGTTTGTGGGGACTTTATCGGTAGGGAAACGGCCTTTGTATGCGGTTCAGTTGGTGGAACGGTTACTGCATTTGGGGTATCCGGTATGTTTGGATTTGTATGGTGAGGGTAAAGAACGACCTGTGTTGGAGTCTTATATTAAAAATAAAGGATTAGAAGGAAATATTGTTTTATATGGTAATCAGACTGCGGAAACGGTGAAGACAGCTTATCAACAAAGTCATTTTGTACTTTTACCGTCTAAAAGTGAAGGGTGGCCTAAGGTGGTGGCGGAAGCCATGTTTTGGGGTTGTGTTCCCGTTGCTACACCTGTATCCTGTGTTTCCTATATGTTGGATTTGGGAAACAGGGGGATTGTTCTTACCCTGGATGAGGATAGTGATGTGAAACAGTTGTCCGCTTGTATAAACGATGCTGAAAATTATTCCGTGAAAGCGGAAAAAGCGTTACATTGGTCGCGGAAATATACTTTGGATTATTTTGAAGAAGAGATTAGGGTACTGTTGAACGGGGAGTAG
- a CDS encoding O-antigen ligase family protein translates to MKKKEISYSELVLLHILIGISVYFLPLFSKLYALAIVLLGFYIIIKKKNANNEALYVAAYVVGAEVFLRMTGGNFGEQFAKYVVMGSLGFGMYYRGFSKNALLYFVFMILLIPGIIVGTLSLNFETDIRKAITFNIIGPVCLAVSAIYCYRRKISLSEMMGVVNALAFPILTTVTYMYLYTPSIKDVVTNTDSNFQTSGGFGPNQVSTILGLGIFLFFSKIMILSKSKKHRIIDIIILGVITFRGIVTFSRGGVIAGGIMIVLLLAILFLTTKSAAKSKIARFVALVFFLLVGIWTYSSIQTGGLINKRYANQDARGRIKKSKLTGRERLIESEFQMFLDNPILGIGVGKNKEYREEMTGIEAASHNEVSRMLAEHGSLGVVCLLILLITPLVLYLDNRQHLFLLSFVVFWLLTINHAAMRIAAPAFVYALSLLKVYALEKPAVPRE, encoded by the coding sequence ATGAAAAAAAAAGAGATATCCTATAGTGAATTGGTCCTATTGCATATTCTGATTGGAATAAGCGTGTATTTTTTGCCTCTTTTTTCAAAATTGTATGCTTTAGCTATTGTTTTATTGGGGTTTTATATTATAATTAAAAAGAAGAATGCTAATAATGAAGCCCTTTATGTTGCTGCTTATGTAGTAGGTGCAGAGGTTTTTCTCCGGATGACCGGAGGGAATTTCGGAGAACAATTTGCAAAGTATGTAGTTATGGGAAGTTTGGGTTTTGGCATGTATTACAGAGGATTTTCCAAAAACGCTTTGTTGTACTTTGTTTTTATGATTTTACTTATTCCGGGAATTATTGTAGGTACGCTTTCACTTAACTTTGAAACCGATATACGAAAAGCAATTACTTTTAATATTATCGGTCCTGTTTGCTTGGCGGTTTCCGCAATTTATTGTTACCGACGAAAAATCAGCTTATCTGAAATGATGGGTGTTGTTAATGCCTTGGCTTTTCCGATTTTGACGACAGTAACCTACATGTATCTGTATACCCCTAGCATTAAAGATGTAGTAACCAATACTGATTCTAATTTTCAAACGTCCGGAGGATTTGGACCCAATCAGGTTTCTACTATTTTGGGACTGGGTATTTTTCTTTTTTTTTCCAAAATCATGATTTTGTCTAAAAGTAAAAAACATCGCATCATCGATATCATTATTTTGGGAGTAATTACTTTTAGAGGGATTGTGACTTTTTCCCGTGGAGGGGTTATTGCGGGCGGTATCATGATTGTGCTACTCTTAGCTATACTTTTTTTAACAACAAAATCCGCAGCGAAATCAAAAATAGCACGATTTGTTGCACTTGTATTTTTTCTTTTAGTAGGCATATGGACCTACAGTTCTATTCAGACCGGTGGATTAATTAATAAGCGTTATGCAAACCAAGATGCAAGAGGAAGAATAAAAAAGAGTAAACTAACAGGTAGAGAGCGCTTAATTGAATCTGAATTCCAAATGTTTTTGGATAACCCGATTTTGGGTATCGGGGTAGGGAAAAATAAAGAATATAGAGAAGAGATGACCGGTATTGAAGCAGCCTCTCACAACGAAGTAAGCCGCATGCTTGCAGAGCATGGCTCGTTGGGTGTTGTTTGTCTTTTAATTTTACTGATAACTCCTTTGGTATTGTATCTGGATAACCGACAACATCTGTTTTTGCTGTCTTTTGTTGTTTTCTGGTTGCTGACCATTAATCACGCGGCCATGCGAATTGCAGCCCCTGCGTTTGTTTATGCCTTATCACTTTTAAAAGTATATGCCCTTGAAAAGCCTGCTGTACCTCGGGAATAA
- a CDS encoding glycosyltransferase: MRIVQLIDSLETGGAERMAVNYANALADRITFSGLVATRNEGVLKEQLSSKVGYLFLNKKRTVDLSAILKLRKYIAHNKVTHVHAHSSSFFIAVLVRLLSPGIKIVWHDHNGNRLYLPLSGNRKIVWFSCFFNGVIACNTELERWALSYLKCKNILYLPNFSEVPEQEIQTTFLKGTAGKRIVCLANLRTPKNHITLLKAFAASNALQSGWTLHLIGKDNEDDYSLRLKYFVKENKVEDKVFFYGSCPDVFSVLKQSDIGVLVSTYEGFPVTLLEYGLTPLAVLSTNVGYCPEIIEDNENGFLIAPEEVGSIQARLNTLTEIEALRDKFAHNLNTIVSKKFSVNAVVGEAIDFYKKM; this comes from the coding sequence GTGCGCATTGTACAGTTAATAGATAGTCTGGAGACCGGAGGTGCGGAGCGCATGGCTGTGAATTATGCCAATGCCTTAGCGGATAGGATCACTTTTTCCGGATTGGTCGCGACTCGAAATGAAGGGGTGCTGAAAGAGCAGTTGTCTTCTAAGGTTGGTTATCTTTTTTTAAACAAAAAAAGAACAGTTGATCTTTCGGCTATTTTGAAGCTAAGAAAGTACATCGCTCATAATAAAGTTACGCATGTTCATGCGCACAGCAGTTCTTTTTTTATTGCTGTTCTGGTACGGTTACTTTCTCCCGGAATTAAAATTGTGTGGCATGATCATAATGGGAATCGCTTGTATCTTCCTTTGTCGGGTAACAGAAAAATCGTGTGGTTTTCCTGTTTTTTTAACGGCGTTATTGCCTGTAATACCGAATTGGAGCGATGGGCATTGTCTTATTTAAAGTGCAAAAACATATTATATCTTCCGAATTTTTCGGAAGTTCCCGAGCAGGAAATACAGACTACTTTTTTAAAAGGGACTGCAGGTAAAAGGATTGTTTGTCTTGCCAATCTGAGAACCCCTAAAAATCATATTACGCTTCTGAAAGCATTTGCTGCTTCCAATGCCTTGCAATCCGGCTGGACGCTGCATCTTATCGGAAAAGATAATGAAGATGATTACTCCCTGAGATTGAAGTATTTTGTGAAGGAAAATAAAGTGGAGGACAAGGTTTTTTTTTACGGGAGTTGTCCGGATGTGTTTTCCGTTTTAAAGCAATCCGATATCGGAGTGTTGGTGTCTACTTATGAAGGTTTTCCGGTAACACTTTTGGAATACGGATTGACTCCTCTGGCTGTTTTATCGACTAATGTAGGGTATTGTCCCGAGATTATTGAAGATAACGAGAATGGTTTTTTAATAGCACCGGAAGAAGTGGGCAGTATACAGGCCAGATTAAATACATTAACTGAAATCGAAGCGTTAAGAGATAAATTTGCACATAATTTAAATACTATTGTTTCTAAAAAGTTTTCAGTGAATGCTGTTGTTGGTGAAGCTATTGATTTTTATAAAAAAATGTAA